In Fusarium oxysporum Fo47 chromosome VII, complete sequence, the following proteins share a genomic window:
- a CDS encoding Alpha/Beta hydrolase protein produces MRVFNYLLPLTAALTQQVTAAPTSKENSTYLPVVDLGYELHRALWHNPDTDLYKFQNVRYGRSPTGDLRFRAPQSPLKNRTAVQTGAGTRICPQGQPQWQAKTLMAIGKYSNPTVPFTLEGWVEAIENGMVPPGNINANATEDCLLLDVHVPKKVLKAVGTEDEEGVPVLVFIHGGGGVFGSKDGSGPTLFEPSGILAQAQSTFNQDFVFVTLNYRLGALGWLNSAEVLADGDANAALLDQRFALQWVQDNIHLFGGSKEHVTIMGESGGGSSVLHHLIAAGADRERRGGTCKPTNKLFQQAISQSPADVPVATSDPDELYDEFLSILKADNLDAARSMSSAAVIAANAAQVAAFPHTNYVHAPIVDSDTSFGPVIKSLQEGKFDKSVKVMAAHNIFEGGFFFDPNVKTDGDFDEWLKRSLPGLDGEQRGELAEKVYPPVYDGSLGYVDMNTRQMRVWGESAIDCSFNAISQATKDKSYAYEFGVSPGFHIQDLSYTFGTPATAMRPSQKSLQLAIAGFVLKGVPVLEGGKEFPFFGDEGLLVNITAAGAVPSVPNNVNQTRCEWWTSIA; encoded by the exons ATGCGTGTATTCAACTACTTGCTACCGTTGACCGCTGCGTTGACCCAGCAAGTCACCGCAGCCCCAACCTCTAAGGAAAACTCGACCTATCTCCCCGTCGTTGATCTAGGCTAT GAACTCCACCGCGCCCTCTGGCACAACCCCGACACCGACCTCTACAAATTTCAAAACGTCCGCTACGGCCGGTCCCCCACCGGCGACCTCCGCTTCCGCGCCCCCCAATCCCCCCTTAAGAACCGCACCGCCGTCCAGACCGGCGCAGGGACGCGCATATGCCCTCAAGGTCAGCCCCAATGGCAAGCCAAGACGCTGATGGCCATCGGCAAGTACTCGAACCCGACGGTGCCCTTTACCTTGGAGGGCTGGGTGGAGGCGATCGAGAACGGGATGGTGCCACCGGGGAATATTAATGCGAATGCGACGGAGGATTGTTTGTTGCTGGATGTGCATGTTCCCAAGAAGGTGCTCAAGGCGGTGGGGacggaggatgaggagggtgTGCCGGTGCTTGTATTC ATCcacggcggcggcggcgtCTTCGGCTCCAAAGACGGCTCCGGCCCCACCCTCTTCGAACCCTCCGGCATCCTCGCCCAGGCCCAATCCACCTTCAATCAAgacttcgtcttcgtcaCCCTCAACTACCGCCTCGGGGCTCTCGGCTGGCTCAACAGCGCCGAGGTGCTTGCGGACGGCGACGCCAACGCGGCCCTCCTCGACCAGCGCTTCGCCCTCCAGTGGGTCCAGGACAACATTCACCTGTTTGGCGGGTCGAAGGAGCACGTCACGATTATGGGAGAGTCTGGGGGTGGGAGTTCGGTTCTTCATCACTTGATCGCTGCTGGTGCGGATAGGGAGCGGCGGGGGGGGACGTGTAAGCCGACTAACAAGTTGTTTCAGCAGGCTATTTCGCAGAGTCCGGCTGATGTACCCGTGGCAACCAGCGATCCAGATGAGCTCTACGACGAGTTCCTCTCCATTCTCAAAGCTGATAACCTAGACGCCGCCAGGTCCATGTCCTCCGCCGCCGTCATCGCCGCCAACGCCGCCCAAGTCGCCGCCTTCCCCCACACAAACTATGTTCACGCCCCCATCGTCGACTCCGACACCTCCTTCGGTCCCGTGATCAAATCCCTGCAAGAAGGCAAGTTCGATAAGTCCGTGAAAGTAATGGCAGCGCACAACATCTTCGAGGGCGGGTTCTTCTTCGATCCGAACGTAAAGACAGATGGGGACTTTGATGAGTGGTTGAAGAGGTCGCTCCCAGGGCTGGATGGGGAGCAGAGGGGGGAGTTGGCGGAGAAGGTGTATCCACCTGTGTATGATGGGTCGTTGGGATATGTGGACATGAATACCAGGCAGATGAGAGTATGGGGTGAGTCGGCCATTGACTGTTCCTTCAACGCCATCAGCCAGGCTACCAAGGACAAGAGCTACGCTT ACGAATTCGGTGTCTCCCCCGGTTTCCACATCCAGGACCTCTCCTATACCTTCGGCACCCCCGCCACCGCCATGCGCCCGTCGCAGAAGTCTCTCCAACTCGCCATCGCCGGCTTCGTCCTGAAGGGTGTGCCAGTCCTGGAGGGCGGGAAGGAGTTCCCTTTCTTCGGTGACGAGGGTCTGCTTGTTAATATTACGGCTGCGGGGGCTGTGCCTTCGGTGCCGAATAATGTCAACCAGACCAGGTGTGAGTGGTGGACGTCAATTGCCTAA
- a CDS encoding uncharacterized protein (expressed protein) translates to MAGLFFVHKTPSSQDLSKSSRSESAVMMSHVQTNRRRAEGHDQHKPWSAYVSVLTQPRTDNEGGESIEKKKKKKNIPVRGRSRALRLGAAAAATSGATDTPTTMQRSLSFPPSPVSRSFPSSNAYDPFHCTVIGTEAETHTLLRWAFFEVARTNFLAEAFAPNPRRIIQDNCHSSSSSSAPPRHQAIITARLQRCVHDELLMYATLAYSSSMLGWITGRFRDGEEAPEVFIGKAIPHLRSRIYIRPDAPRGQLQQQQQQQHQHQHQQDQCPVDDWLILSLYSLAITELWNGLPEMWARHVKRRSSMVREMAADSLRACRMHLRALVFLVTEAGGWHLFNPYILDSTLLADKFLAIASSQPPILGLTWDPGPTPPLRELRVELNNAALRHPLLGKRLLLEGPFSSTTVADTRLRATLRDLVEYCRVAQVIWARSDYVAAEVETWLFRRLQAIQMRLLLHFHDQTPLRHDDRCTSLAALVFIAVVIPSPGTKISAQYLSHSFRLTMTTMPPPSSSTDLQEYADDDDEDAEGEKDQNIQELRAWHVFICSLISKPFEDWEWFQEQIHSQSARLRYTDEAEFSRLMEEYLHLPSREGMI, encoded by the coding sequence ATGGCAGGCCTATTCTTCGTCCATAAGACACCGTCCTCCCAGGACCTCTCCAAGAGCTCCCGCTCCGAGTCCGCCGTCATGATGAGCCACGTCCAGACCAATAGGCGGAGAGCCGAGGGCCACGACCAGCACAAGCCCTGGTCCGCCTACGTCTCCGTCCTCACGCAGCCAAGGACCGATAACGAGGGAGGGGAGTccattgagaagaagaagaagaagaagaatatccCGGTACGGGGGAGATCACGAGCCCTCAGGTTGGGTGCTGCAGCCGCCGCTACCTCCGGTGCTACCGACACACCCACCACCATGCAGAGGTCGTTGTCATTTCCCCCCAGCCCCGTATCCCGGTCCTTCCCCTCCTCCAACGCCTACGACCCCTTCCACTGCACCGTCATCGGCACCGAGGCCGAAACCCACACCCTCCTCCGCTGGGCCTTCTTCGAGGTCGCCCGCACAAACTTCCTCGCCGAGGCTTTCGCCCCCAACCCCCGGAGAATTATCCAAGACAACTGCcactcatcatcttcatcttcggcACCTCCACGCCATCAGGCCATCATAACTGCACGCCTGCAGCGATGCGTCCACGATGAGCTCCTCATGTACGCCACCCTCGCCTACAGCTCCAGCATGCTCGGCTGGATCACCGGCCGGTTCCGGGACGGCGAGGAGGCGCCCGAGGTTTTCATCGGGAAAGCCATCCCCCACCTCCGGTCCCGCATATACATCCGCCCGGACGCACCGCGAGGGCAActgcaacaacaacaacaacagcagcaccagcaccagcaccagcaagaCCAATGTCCTGTAGACGACTGGCTCATCCTATCCCTTTACTCCCTCGCCATCACCGAGCTGTGGAACGGCCTGCCGGAAATGTGGGCCAGACACGTCAAGCGGCGGAGCAGCATGGTCCGGGAGATGGCCGCTGACTCGCTGAGAGCCTGCAGGATGCACCTCCGGGCGcttgtcttcctcgtcacCGAGGCCGGCGGGTGGCACCTCTTCAACCCTTACATTCTCGACAGCACCCTCCTCGCCGACAAATTCCTCGCCATAGCGTCCTCGCAGCCACCCATCCTCGGATTGACGTGGGATCCAGGCCCGACCCCGCCGCTGAGGGAGCTGCGCGTTGAGCTCAACAACGCGGCGCTGAGACATCCTCTCCTCGGGAAGCGGTTGTTGCTGGAGGGGCCGTTCAGCAGCACCACCGTCGCTGACACGAGATTGAGGGCCACGCTGCGGGATCTGGTGGAGTATTGTCGGGTGGCGCAGGTGATCTGGGCCCGGTCGGATTACGTCGCCGCCGAGGTCGAGACGTGGCTTTTTCGGCGGCTGCAGGCCATCCAGATGCGTCTGCTGCTGCACTTCCACGATCAGACCCCCCTCCGCCACGACGACCGCTGCACCTCGCTCGCCgccctcgtcttcatcgccgTTGTCATCCCCTCCCCTGGGACGAAGATCAGTGCGCAGTACCTCAGTCACAGTTTTCGCCTCACGATGACAACCATGCCCCCcccgtcttcttcaacagaTTTGCAAGAAtatgccgatgatgatgatgaagacgcAGAAGGAGAGAAGGACCAAAATATTCAAGAGTTGAGGGCGTGGCATGTGTTCATCTGCAGTCTCATATCCAAGCCTTTCGAGGACTGGGAGTGGTTCCAGGAGCAGATCCATAGCCAGAGCGCCCGGCTTAGGTATACCGACGAGGCCGAGTTCTCGAGACTCATGGAAGAGTATTTACACCTACCGTCCAGGGAGGGGATGATTTGA